The sequence GCTGGCTGCGCCAGGTCTGGTAGTCGACCTGGTTGGGCAGCATGCCGTCGGTGCGGAGCTTGTCGAGGATGGCACGCTCGTCGAGCCCGGGCACGAGGAACGCGCGGCTCAGGTTCCACAGGTTGGCGAAGGCGGCGTTGTACTGCACCAGTTCGCGCTTGGCATTGAAGATGGCGATGGGTGTGGTCAGCGCCCCGATGATGCCGCCGATATGGGCCAACCCGGCTTCGGCCGTCGGGCTCGCCTCCTGGGCGCGGCGCAGATAGCCGGCGCGGCCGCCCGTGACGGGAAATTCCACGAGATCGAACGCGCCCTGGCCGGGCCATGTCACGGTGATAGTGCCGCGGCCGTCACCCTTGGCGCAATCGATCTGGTGCTGCCTGAGTTGGGCGGTATCGAGCAGTTCGGGCGGTGCCGACTCGGTCCCCGACTTGCCCAGGGCCTTGGCCAGTTGCAGATAGGCGGGGTTGGCAAAGGTGAGCCGCTGGTCGGCGTTGCGGGCAAAGGCCGGTTCGGGCAGGGCCGAAAGGACAGCACGCACGCTGGCCAAGTCGCCCGAGGCAGCCGATGCGACCAATGCGGGTTCGGACTGGGCCTGGAGGAAGGCGGGCCGCAGGCGCAAGGCAGCGCCGCCGCCGAGCACCCAGCCATTGGCCCGGATCTGCCTTCCGTCCAGTGCATTGAGGCTGACGGCAAAGGCATGGCCATTGACGCGCAGGTCCTCAAGCAGGCGGGCCAGCTTGTCGGCATCGCCAGCCAAGAGCCAACTGGGAAAATTGAGTACGCTTTCGGGCTGTCGCCCTGGCGGCAATACCGAACCGGCCTGGCCGAGCAGGCGCGGAGCGCCGCTGCTGTTCTCGGTCCACAGCACGGTCACTTCGCGCGTGCCACTCAGCAGCGCTTCGTATTCGTCCACCATGGCCCGCAGGCCGGCAATCTGGCTGGCGGCCCGCTGCCGGGCGGCCTTGCCGTCCTTGAGCATGGTTCGCACCACCGCCATGGCCAGCAACGCGAAAGCACCCGCCCCCACCGTGATCGCCAGGGGTGCCGCACCCACGAAATTTGCCGAATTGATACCCTGGGCAAGGGCGGGGACCGCCATCATCAGGGTAACGGGGGCCGCCGCAATCGTTGCGAATCCCCAATGCTTCCGGAAGTGATCCGGCGCCATAAGCCGCCCTCTAGGTCAAAATCATTGTTGCCAGCCCGGCCACCAGGCAGCCGGTACGCCCAACTCGAAAGCGAAGTGGCCAAACGCGGAGTCCCTAGGGAATCCGGCCATCTCCGGTTCGGCTGCGTGTCCCCCAGCAACCGAATCACCATGACCATACCGGCCCGGTGAATCGCCTAAAAGAGTCTTAATGGCTGTGCATTATGGGCAAAGCATCGATATCGGGGATTGACCGTGAACGAAGCAGCAACTGGCGTGCACGCCCAGGATGAGGCTATCCCAAAATAAAGCGCCCGCGACACGGTCGCGGGCGCTGTGATCTGAACTGGTCAATCAGTACCGGTACTCGCCCGACTTGAACGGCCCGTTCTGGCTGACGCCGATATAATCGGCCTGGTCCTTGGTGAGCTTGGTCAGCTTGGCGCCCAGCTTGGCCAGGTGCAGTTCGGCGACCTTCTCGTCCAGGTGCTTGGGCAGCACATGGACCTTCTTCTCGAGCTTGTCGCCATTGGTCCAGAGTTCGATCTGCGCCAGGGTCTGGTTCGAGAACGAGGCAGACATCACGAAGCTGGGGTGACCGGTGGCATTGCCCAGATTTACCAGGCGCCCTTCGGACAGCAGGATCAGGCGCTTGCCATCGGGCTTTTCGACCAGGTCGACCTGCGGCTTCACATTGGTCCACTTGAAGTTGCGCAGGGCGGCAACCTGGATCTCGTTGTCGAAGTGGCCGATATTGCAGACGATCGCCATGTCCTTGAGGTTGCGCATGTCGTCGAGCGTCAGCACGTCGCGGTTGCCGGTGGCGGTGACGACGATGTCGGCGCGCGGGGCGGCGTCTTCCAGCGTCACCACCTCGAATCCTTCCATGGCGGCCTGCAGGGCACAGATCGGGTCGACTTCGGTCACCAGCACGCGGGCGCCGGCGCCGCGCAGCGACTCCGCCGAGCCCTTGCCCACGTCGCCATAGCCGCAGACCACGGCGACCTTGCCGGCGAGCATCACGTCGGTGCCGCGGCGGATGGCGTCGACCAGCGATTCACGCGTGCCGTACTTATTGTCGAACTTGGACTTGGTGACGGAGTCGTTGACGTTGATGGCCGGGAACGGCAGCTCTCCCTTGGCATGCAGCTGGTAGAGGCGCATCACGCCCGTGGTGGTTTCTTCGGACACGCCGCGGATCGCGTTCTTGATGGCGGTGAAGAAGCCGGGAGTCTTGGCCAGGCGGCGCTTGATGGTTGCGTGGAAGATTTCCTCTTCCTCGTTGCCGGGCGTACCGAGCAGGGCGACGTCCTTCTCGGCTTTGGCGCCGTTGAGGATGTACATGGTGGCGTCGCCACCGTCATCAAGGATCATGTTGGGGGTGAGGCCATTGCCCCAGTCCATCATGCGGTCGGTGAAGTCCCAGTATTCCTCCAGCGTCTCGCCCTTGTGGGCGAAGACGGGGATGCCGGCGGCGGCGATGGCGGCGGCGGCATGGTCCTGGGTGGAGAAGATATTGCAACTGACCCAGCGCACCTGGGCGCCGAGCGCCACCAGCGTCTCTATCAGCACGGCGGTCTGGATGGTCATGTGCAGCGAGCCGGCAATGCGGGCGCCCTTGAGCGGCTGGGCCGCGGCATATTCCTCGCGGATGGCCATCAGGCCGGGCATTTCGATCTGGGCGATCTCGATTTCCTTGCGGCCGAAGGCGGCCAGGGAAATGTCCTTGACCGCGTAGTCGGTCGAATTGCTCATGGAAAGCTCCGGCGTCGTGAATGGGGTCTTGTTGCCCCAGCTATACGCAAGCAGGCCATCCC comes from Devosia oryziradicis and encodes:
- the ahcY gene encoding adenosylhomocysteinase, translating into MSNSTDYAVKDISLAAFGRKEIEIAQIEMPGLMAIREEYAAAQPLKGARIAGSLHMTIQTAVLIETLVALGAQVRWVSCNIFSTQDHAAAAIAAAGIPVFAHKGETLEEYWDFTDRMMDWGNGLTPNMILDDGGDATMYILNGAKAEKDVALLGTPGNEEEEIFHATIKRRLAKTPGFFTAIKNAIRGVSEETTTGVMRLYQLHAKGELPFPAINVNDSVTKSKFDNKYGTRESLVDAIRRGTDVMLAGKVAVVCGYGDVGKGSAESLRGAGARVLVTEVDPICALQAAMEGFEVVTLEDAAPRADIVVTATGNRDVLTLDDMRNLKDMAIVCNIGHFDNEIQVAALRNFKWTNVKPQVDLVEKPDGKRLILLSEGRLVNLGNATGHPSFVMSASFSNQTLAQIELWTNGDKLEKKVHVLPKHLDEKVAELHLAKLGAKLTKLTKDQADYIGVSQNGPFKSGEYRY